In one Pseudomonas sp. MM211 genomic region, the following are encoded:
- the tssH gene encoding type VI secretion system ATPase TssH codes for MSEISRAALFGKLNSVAYKAIEAATVFCKLRGNPYVELSHWLHQILQLQDSDLHQIVRQFSIEPGRLAKDITEALDRLPRGSTSITDLSSHVEEAVERGWVYGSLMFGENQIRTGYLVVGILKTPSLRNALLAISREFDKVKVETLTERFDEIVGASPENALSATDGFDAGAVPGEASGAIAPSAMGKQEALKRFTVDLTEQARSGKLDPIVGRDDEIRQLVDILMRRRQNNPILTGEAGVGKTAVVEGFALRIVAGDVPPSLKDVELRSLDVGLLQAGASMKGEFEQRLRQVIEDVQSSPKPIILFIDEAHTLVGAGGAAGTGDAANLLKPALARGTLRTVAATTWAEYKKHIEKDPALTRRFQVVQVDEPSEHRAILMMRGVASTMEKHHQVQILDEALEAAVKLSHRYIPARQLPDKSVSLLDTACARVAISLHAVPAEVDDSRRRIESLETERAIIGREQAIGVTIGSRLLDVDTALAEERLRLVTLETRWADEKALVDELLATRARLRAAAEPVDDTSREAGAEQPALNDEQRAALRDTLVDLQQRLSALQGETPLILPTVDYQAVASVVADWTGIPVGRMARNELETILKLDQHLKKRIIGQDHALEMIAKRIQTSRAGLDNPNKPIGVFMLAGTSGVGKTETALALAEALYGGEQNVITINMSEFQEAHTVSTLKGAPPGYIGYGEGGVLTEAVRRKPYSVVLLDEVEKAHPDVHEIFFQVFDKGVMEDGEGRQIDFKNTLILLTTNAGTEMIAGLCSDPELMPEPEGIAKALREPLLQIFPPALLGRLVTIPYYPLSDDMLKAITRLQLERIKKRIESTHKVPFDYDDSVIDLVVSRCTENESGGRQIDAILTNSMLPDMSREFLTRLLEGKPLSGVQVTQQNNELHYSFEQTP; via the coding sequence AGTTCAGCATCGAGCCGGGCCGCCTGGCCAAGGACATCACCGAAGCCCTGGATCGCCTGCCGCGCGGCTCCACATCGATCACCGACCTGTCCTCCCACGTCGAGGAAGCGGTCGAGCGCGGCTGGGTCTACGGCAGCCTGATGTTCGGCGAAAACCAGATTCGCACCGGCTATCTGGTGGTCGGCATTCTCAAGACACCGAGCCTGCGCAATGCCTTGTTGGCCATCTCCCGCGAGTTCGACAAGGTCAAGGTCGAGACCCTCACCGAGCGTTTCGACGAGATCGTCGGCGCCTCACCGGAGAACGCCCTGAGCGCCACCGACGGTTTCGATGCCGGTGCGGTGCCGGGCGAAGCCAGTGGCGCCATCGCGCCAAGCGCGATGGGCAAGCAGGAGGCGCTCAAGCGCTTCACCGTCGACCTCACCGAACAGGCGCGCAGCGGCAAGCTCGACCCCATCGTCGGGCGCGACGACGAGATTCGCCAACTGGTCGACATCCTCATGCGTCGCCGTCAGAACAACCCGATCCTCACTGGCGAGGCCGGGGTGGGCAAGACCGCGGTGGTCGAAGGTTTCGCCTTGCGTATCGTCGCCGGCGACGTACCGCCAAGCCTCAAGGACGTCGAGCTGCGTAGCCTGGACGTCGGTCTGCTGCAGGCGGGCGCAAGCATGAAGGGCGAGTTCGAACAGCGCCTGCGGCAGGTCATCGAGGACGTACAGAGCTCGCCCAAGCCGATCATCCTGTTCATCGACGAAGCCCACACCCTGGTCGGCGCCGGTGGCGCGGCCGGCACCGGCGATGCCGCCAACCTGCTCAAGCCCGCGCTGGCCCGCGGCACCCTGCGTACCGTGGCCGCCACTACCTGGGCGGAATACAAGAAACACATCGAGAAAGACCCTGCGCTGACTCGCCGCTTCCAGGTCGTGCAGGTGGACGAGCCCTCCGAGCACCGCGCGATCCTGATGATGCGCGGCGTCGCCTCGACCATGGAAAAACACCATCAGGTGCAGATCCTCGACGAAGCCCTGGAGGCCGCCGTCAAGCTGTCGCACCGCTACATTCCGGCCCGTCAGTTGCCGGACAAGTCGGTCAGCCTGCTCGACACCGCCTGCGCCCGCGTAGCCATCAGCCTGCACGCCGTGCCCGCCGAAGTGGACGACAGCCGTCGGCGCATCGAGTCCCTGGAGACCGAGCGAGCGATCATCGGCCGCGAACAGGCCATTGGCGTCACCATCGGCAGCCGCCTGCTGGACGTCGATACCGCGCTGGCCGAAGAACGCCTGCGCCTGGTCACCCTGGAAACCCGCTGGGCCGACGAGAAGGCCCTGGTGGACGAACTGCTGGCCACCCGTGCCCGCTTGCGCGCCGCCGCCGAGCCGGTGGACGACACCAGCCGGGAGGCAGGCGCCGAACAGCCGGCCCTGAACGACGAGCAACGCGCTGCACTGCGCGATACCCTCGTCGATCTGCAGCAGCGTCTCAGTGCCCTGCAGGGCGAGACGCCCCTGATTCTGCCGACCGTGGATTACCAGGCGGTCGCCTCGGTGGTCGCCGACTGGACGGGCATTCCGGTCGGGCGTATGGCACGCAACGAGCTGGAAACCATCCTCAAGCTCGATCAGCACCTGAAGAAGCGCATCATCGGCCAGGATCACGCCCTGGAGATGATCGCCAAGCGTATCCAGACCTCCCGTGCCGGCCTGGATAACCCCAACAAGCCGATCGGCGTGTTCATGCTCGCGGGCACCTCCGGCGTGGGCAAGACCGAAACCGCCCTGGCCCTGGCCGAAGCCCTCTACGGCGGCGAGCAGAACGTCATCACCATCAACATGAGCGAGTTCCAGGAAGCGCACACCGTTTCCACCCTCAAGGGCGCGCCACCGGGCTACATCGGCTACGGTGAAGGGGGCGTGCTGACCGAAGCAGTACGCCGCAAGCCCTACAGCGTGGTACTGCTCGACGAGGTGGAGAAAGCTCACCCGGATGTGCACGAGATCTTCTTCCAGGTGTTCGACAAGGGCGTGATGGAAGACGGCGAAGGCCGTCAGATCGACTTCAAGAACACCCTGATCCTGCTCACCACCAACGCCGGTACCGAGATGATCGCCGGGCTGTGCAGCGACCCGGAGCTGATGCCCGAACCCGAAGGCATCGCCAAGGCACTGCGCGAACCCCTGTTGCAGATCTTCCCGCCAGCCCTGCTCGGCCGCCTGGTGACCATCCCCTACTACCCACTTTCCGATGACATGCTCAAGGCCATCACCCGCCTGCAACTCGAGCGCATCAAGAAACGCATCGAAAGCACCCACAAGGTGCCGTTCGATTACGACGACAGCGTGATCGATCTGGTGGTTTCGCGCTGCACCGAGAACGAGAGTGGCGGTCGGCAGATCGACGCCATCCTGACCAACAGCATGCTGCCGGACATGAGCCGCGAGTTCCTGACCCGTCTGCTCGAAGGCAAACCGCTGAGCGGGGTGCAGGTAACGCAGCAGAACAACGAGCTGCATTACAGCTTCGAACAGACGCCGTGA